aggtaaatattgaatgctttgttactaaagtaacttagattgcaaaacgtgatttgaaaactatataaaggagaactctagcaactgggaaacctaatccccacaccttctgtgtgatactagttgtataagatagactCGATTCTCCCTTTAagcttaggtttttcacaaaaccatgtagcttaacgacttgaagactttatggggattgtgaagccagacccaactattttctctgtagttgtgtgtcctgatcttacttctactatcatgttgagtactatcttctctaatattttctcgagattttatccccgataggtaagattaaaagtagtcacaaacatcttcgtctcatcgtttgtgattccacaatatcttgtttcgctaccatacgattaagattattgcaaggtgattgataatactaggatgttcttcgggaatataagtttggtttatcaattagggaatcaagtgcgtagaatcctgttggggttcagagacgtaaggagcgtaactgtaccttgattagtgtgagattgattagcgctcaactacattccagtatgaagttcattggtagtaggctagtatctgtaacggcttaatatagtgtggtgttcaaagttggactagttcccggggtttttctgcatttgttgttttcctcgttaacaaaattctggtgtctgtgttatttcttttccgcgttatattttgttatataatagaaatatcacaggttgtgcgttaagttcaatcagttcttgaatccgattTTTGGGTAGTTGATCGagttaattgacacttggatattggtttgtgatactgtccaagttatttctcttattcgatcgggctcgcaaattcctatttgctaatTGCTGATTGAATTGAGGATTTGaaatataaaatctttgatatacttttctctagattgagtctaactgtctagttgattctcttgaaagtatattgaagtttttatattcatattgctcaacaaaatattgggtgtggttgttagacccccgcctttttaaTTCTCTTGGTCAAATTGTCATCATGGTAGTAAGAGGGTTCTTTATAATCTTGATAGGGCTGTTTTCAACCAATTATGGATTCAAAAATTCCTTGATTGGGGTTATAAAGTTGGATTGAGGGTTGCTTCAGATCATGCACCCTCATGGGTGGAAGTATTAATATACGAAAACCAGTAAATGCTCCATATAAGTTCCAAAAAATGTGGTTGTCTCATCCAGAGTTCCTGAATGAAGTGGAGAAATGCTGGTCTGAATACATTAATGGTGATCCTGCCTTTGTTTTTCAAAGTAAGTTAAAGAAGTTAAAAAAGGTTCTTCAAGATTGGAATTGGAGGGTATTTGGGAATGTCCATGTTCaaataaaaaatgttgaaaaaagGTTCAGGAAGCAATGGTCAGTTTGATAACAATCCTTTTGATTTTGATACTCTGGATAAATTAGTTGAAGCTCTAAATGAATATAACTCAAGAGAAGTGCAACTTAACACATTGTTGAAGCAGAAGTCTAGAATTATATGGGTTAAAGAAGTAGCATCCAATACCAACTTCTTCTATACCAATCTCATGATAAGGCAAGCCAGGAACTGTGTAAGTGAACTTGTTGATGAATATAAAGATGTTATCTCTCATGAGAAGAAAATAGAAGATGTTTTGGTTCAATACTTTGAGAAGaaatttgaattaaaaaaaatgaaaatgttgATTCATTAATTGATGTTATCCCAACAGTATCCCATGAAGATCAAAACATgttagacaaaatttcatatgagGAAGAAATTAAAGATACTCTTTTCAATAAGGATCCTGACAGCTCACCAGGACCTGATGGCTTTTCTGGTTGTTTTTATAGGGCTTGCTGacattttatcaatcatgatgtaGTCAGAACAATACAGTTTTGTTGGTGGAAATAATTTATACCCAAAGGTCTAATACTTTTTGGTTTTACTTCCTAAGATAGAAGGGGACAAATCTCCAATACAATTTAGACCTATTGGCCTGAGAAACATAAGTTTCAATATTTTTACAAAAATCATTACCACAAGAATGAGCACtttaatatcaaaactaatttcTCCTCGACAAGTAGCTTATATCAAGGGCAGATGCATATAAGAGCATATTATGttggctttttttttctttttttttttttgatgccaaAGATGTGAAATTTTATTAACTAGAAACTGTTACAATGTCTTCCAGCAATGAACTCTCAATAAAATCAGGAGGTTTATCTAACCATACCCTAGTAACTCTATTACGGCTGTTGTACTTAGCTAATATGTCAGCAGGTTTATTACATGATATAGAAAAAAAATGACATTCCCAATGAGGGATGTTTTTCAGACACTCAATGGCATCAAGAAGAATGTCTTCATACTCCCAAGATATCACAGGTGCATGCTTGGTGATGTAGCTTTCGATTCCTTGCAGATCAGTCTCCAAAACCACATGTGTTTGTTGCATATTTCTGTTCCATTTGAAAACTTCTAAGAATGCCAGACATTCTGCATGCTCAGAGTCTTTTACTCCTGCATAGCATTTAGTTGAGCATCCCCTCCATTGCCCTACAAAATCACGCAAAACAAGGGCAATACCTGTCAGTCCTGTGTGTTTATCAAAATAGGCGTCACAATTTATAGTAAGGTAAGGATATGCAGGAGGTTTCCAGTGTGCATGTATGTTATCATGTATCATCACCACCCTGGTTTGCTGCTTAACATTTAAACCTTCTATGTAAGCAGCAAAACTCATAGCTTTCCTAGAAACTAACTCGGGATTAGCCTTCTTATTTTGAAACTGCACTTCACAACGTTCATTCCAAATAGACCATGAAACTATTATCGCCAAGTTTAACCAATTTGAGTTTGAAATGGACTGTTGAGATAGTTTTACCCATGATTCAAACACAACAGCAATATTGGTGTGAAGCCCAACTAAAACACTTGAACCTCCTGGAATACGCATCCAAACCGCTCTTGAAAAAGGACAAGTAAACAGAACATGTGTAACCTCTTCATAAAACTGCTTGCATAAGGGGAAGATGTTGTTTATGTATCTACAGGAACGTTGTAGTCTCACATTTGTTGGCAGAATGTCTACCAGGCATTTCCACCAGAAATGCTTAACTCTTGGACAAGTATTGATATGCCACAACTCCTTCCATTGTGTCTCTGAGTTTGGAATAATCAGAAACTTCATTGTCTCCTAAACTGATCTCGTGCAATTTATTGTACGCAGATTTAAGAGTGAAGTTTCCATTTCTCATCAGATTCCAAATAAGCTTATCCTCGGAAGCCATTGGAATTCTCATCTGCAAAATTAAATTTGCATTTTCTGGATCAAACAAGTGATTTATTAGCTCAGCATTCCATGTCTTGTCTTCTTGAATTATCAATTCTTGAACCCAAATAAAATCTTCAATGTTCTCAATATCCTGCTTTGGAGTAGGAGGTTTTATTAATCCAATGACCCAAGCATCTATCTATATCTTTATCTTTTCCCCTGTCACCACCCTCCATCGACTGTGTCTTAAATAGTTAATGAAacgcaaaagaaaaaaagaggtgAAAATGTGGGGCTTAAGTTAGATATTTCGCAGGCATATGATTCAGTTAGCTGGGAATTCTTGCTGAAGGTTCTAAGTAAATATAGATTCTCGAACTCTTGGTGTGAGTGGTCACATACTATTATTAAGTCAGTTAAAAAATTTCTGTTATGATTAATGGAGGTCCTCATGGTTTCTTTTCAACTGGAAGGGGCTTAAGACATGGTGATCCTTTGTCTCCAATATTATTTGTTTTAATGGAGGATGTTTTAAGCAAAAATTTAACTCAGATGGTGAAAAATGGAGATATTTCTCCCATGGTAGTTAGGAAAGGGTTTCATCATActcatctgtttttttttttgcagatgatgtattTATCTTCTGCAATTGTGGTAAAAAATGTCTTCACAATCTTCGAAGGTTACTCTATGAGTATCAAAAAGATTCAGGTCAGATTGTTAACACAGCTAAAAGTAAGTTGTTCATTGAAGGTACTTCATCTGTTAGAAAAATTCAAATTTAACAGATGATACAAATGGAGATAAGTAGTTTTTCAGATAAATATCTTGGGGTTATCTTACATCCTGGCAGAGTCAAAACTTCTACTTTATGGACAATGGTGGAGATGATGCAAAAGAATCTTGCATCATGGAAGGGTGAACCGTCATCATTCCAAGAGAGTCTAGTGCTTATTAAATCAGTATCATGTAGCATTCTCATCTATAATATGGCAATTTATAGGTGGCCATCATCTgtaatgaaaatttgtgaaagAATAATAAGGAACTTCCTTTGGGCTGGTGATGGTGAAACAAGGAAATATACTACTTTAGCATGGGAGAATGTTTGTACACCCTACAGTGAAGGAAGTTTGGGCATTCAAAGATTATAAATTATTAACAAGGAACTTctaatgaagatgatgtggaaagTTCTCAAATATAATGAAGAGTGGGCTCTATTCATCAAGTCTAAATTCAAGGATATAAATGATCAATGAAGTACAAATTGGGAAATGTATTCAATCTGGCCAGGTCTAAAATGGGC
The nucleotide sequence above comes from Papaver somniferum cultivar HN1 chromosome 8, ASM357369v1, whole genome shotgun sequence. Encoded proteins:
- the LOC113306107 gene encoding uncharacterized protein LOC113306107, producing the protein MKFLIIPNSETQWKELWHINTCPRVKHFWWKCLVDILPTNVRLQRSCRYINNIFPLCKQFYEEVTHVLFTCPFSRAVWMRIPGGSSVLVGLHTNIAVVFESWVKLSQQSISNSNWLNLAIIVSWSIWNERCEVQFQNKKANPELVSRKAMSFAAYIEGLNVKQQTRVVMIHDNIHAHWKPPAYPYLTINCDAYFDKHTGLTGIALVLRDFVGQWRGCSTKCYAGVKDSEHAECLAFLEVFKWNRNMQQTHVVLETDLQGIESYITKHAPVISWEYEDILLDAIECLKNIPHWECHFFSISCNKPADILAKYNSRNRVTRVWLDKPPDFIESSLLEDIVTVSS